One segment of Paenibacillus sp. FSL R7-0337 DNA contains the following:
- a CDS encoding metalloregulator ArsR/SmtB family transcription factor: MEPAALEECDNTCNGSELEPESMALILPDRETTDKMAEMFKALGDPTRVRLIYALSQQELCVHDLSSILDMGQSAVSHQLRYLRNLRIVKRRKEGKTVYYSLNDAHVEQIFLQTHEHIRHE, translated from the coding sequence ATGGAACCAGCGGCACTTGAAGAATGCGACAACACCTGTAATGGTTCCGAACTGGAACCGGAATCTATGGCCTTGATTCTGCCGGACCGCGAGACTACAGATAAGATGGCGGAAATGTTCAAGGCACTGGGCGATCCGACAAGAGTTCGGCTGATTTACGCGTTATCCCAGCAGGAGCTATGTGTGCATGACTTGTCCTCCATACTGGATATGGGACAGTCGGCAGTCTCCCATCAGCTCCGCTATCTGCGGAATCTGCGGATTGTGAAGCGCCGCAAGGAAGGCAAGACCGTATATTATTCGCTGAATGATGCACATGTGGAGCAGATCTTCCTGCAGACTCATGAACATATCCGGCATGAATAG
- a CDS encoding heavy metal translocating P-type ATPase → MSHLSTVEDNVKRKWVLDGLDCANCAMKIENKVKKIEGVSSCTVNFATKTMTLETTAAAADEIAGQAEQTVTKLEPHVKPRAVQASRAVKKPLSAEDAAQVRGVAVQGQGHVHSHGEPHGHEHAHGEVHSHEDGHKHSHAAEHSHSHEDSHGHGHSHEHGEGDTRRILMRLGGGAILAAAGMFLPVSGITELLIFLAAYLIVGGEVVFSAARNIVRGQVFDENFLMALATIGAFAIGEYPEGVAVMLFYQVGELFQGMAVNRSRRSITALMDIRPEFAYLKEGNNLRKVSPEEVSVGDSIVVKPGEKVPLDGIILEGSAMMDTSALTGESVPRSTQPGSQVLSGFINRNGVITIEVTKDFGESAVSQILELVQNATNNKAKTENFITKFARAYTPVVVITALLLAVVPPLVLSGATFSDWIYRALVFLVISCPCALVVSIPLGFFGGIGAASKNGILVKGSNYLEALNDVKIVVFDKTGTLTKGQFTVTGNVPAEGFTGQELLRVAAYAESHSSHPIAESIRAAYGEAIPGEAITDYNEISGHGIAVTVEGKAVLAGNARLMEREGIASVTPQEYGTIVHIAVDKRYAGYLVIADEVKDDSLKAIQALNALGIHKTVMLTGDAAPVAESVGRQLGIQEIHAELLPGDKVAAIEQLEREKGPKEKIIFVGDGINDTPVLARADVGIAMGGLGSDAAIEAADIVIMTDEPSKIASAIGIAKRTRTIVWQNIAFALGVKAVFLLLGAFGIATMWEAVFSDVGVTVLAVLNSMRALQPPKSV, encoded by the coding sequence ATGAGTCATTTGAGTACGGTAGAAGACAATGTGAAGCGGAAATGGGTACTGGATGGGCTGGACTGCGCGAACTGCGCAATGAAGATCGAGAATAAGGTCAAGAAGATTGAAGGTGTGTCCTCCTGCACCGTCAACTTCGCCACCAAGACCATGACACTGGAGACAACGGCTGCTGCTGCGGATGAGATCGCCGGGCAGGCTGAGCAGACGGTAACCAAGCTGGAGCCGCATGTGAAGCCACGGGCGGTTCAAGCTTCGCGGGCTGTTAAGAAGCCCTTGTCTGCGGAGGATGCAGCTCAGGTGCGCGGCGTAGCGGTTCAAGGACAGGGCCATGTTCATAGCCACGGCGAACCGCACGGTCATGAGCATGCCCACGGAGAAGTGCATTCCCATGAAGACGGGCACAAGCATTCACATGCTGCTGAGCACAGCCACAGTCATGAGGATTCCCATGGCCACGGACACAGCCACGAGCATGGGGAGGGCGATACGCGCCGCATCCTGATGCGGCTGGGCGGTGGTGCCATTCTGGCCGCTGCCGGGATGTTCCTGCCAGTCAGCGGGATCACCGAGCTGCTGATCTTCCTGGCAGCCTATCTGATTGTCGGCGGTGAGGTTGTCTTCTCTGCTGCCCGGAATATTGTAAGAGGCCAGGTGTTCGATGAGAACTTCCTGATGGCCCTTGCGACCATCGGTGCCTTCGCTATCGGCGAATATCCTGAAGGCGTCGCGGTTATGCTCTTCTATCAGGTGGGTGAGCTGTTCCAGGGAATGGCTGTGAACCGTTCACGCCGTTCGATTACAGCGCTGATGGATATACGGCCGGAGTTCGCTTATCTGAAGGAAGGCAATAATCTGCGCAAGGTGTCCCCCGAAGAGGTTAGCGTAGGGGACAGCATCGTGGTTAAGCCCGGCGAGAAGGTTCCGCTGGACGGGATTATTCTTGAGGGCAGCGCGATGATGGATACCTCGGCGCTGACCGGAGAATCGGTACCCCGCTCGACACAGCCGGGAAGCCAGGTGCTGAGCGGATTCATTAACCGCAATGGTGTGATTACCATTGAAGTGACCAAGGACTTCGGCGAGTCAGCAGTCTCGCAGATTCTGGAGCTGGTGCAGAATGCTACGAATAACAAAGCGAAGACAGAGAATTTTATCACCAAATTCGCCCGCGCCTATACGCCGGTTGTAGTGATAACAGCGCTGCTGCTGGCAGTGGTTCCGCCGCTGGTTCTTAGCGGAGCCACCTTCTCGGACTGGATCTACCGCGCACTGGTCTTCCTCGTTATTTCTTGCCCTTGTGCGCTTGTCGTGTCGATCCCCCTTGGGTTCTTCGGCGGTATTGGTGCCGCGTCCAAGAACGGGATTCTGGTGAAGGGCAGCAACTATCTGGAAGCCTTGAATGATGTGAAAATCGTTGTGTTCGATAAGACAGGAACCTTGACCAAAGGCCAGTTCACGGTAACCGGCAATGTTCCGGCGGAAGGCTTCACCGGGCAGGAACTGCTGCGGGTAGCGGCTTATGCGGAGAGCCATTCCAGCCATCCGATTGCGGAATCCATCCGTGCAGCCTATGGCGAAGCGATTCCCGGCGAAGCGATTACCGACTATAACGAAATCTCCGGCCACGGCATCGCCGTTACCGTGGAGGGGAAGGCAGTGCTTGCCGGGAATGCGCGGCTGATGGAGCGTGAAGGGATTGCCAGTGTAACCCCGCAGGAGTACGGGACGATCGTTCATATTGCTGTAGATAAGCGCTACGCAGGTTATCTCGTCATTGCAGATGAAGTGAAGGACGATTCTCTTAAGGCTATTCAGGCTCTGAATGCACTGGGAATCCACAAGACGGTTATGCTGACTGGTGACGCCGCTCCGGTAGCCGAGTCTGTCGGCAGACAACTGGGTATTCAGGAGATCCATGCAGAGCTGCTGCCAGGGGATAAGGTCGCGGCGATTGAACAGCTGGAGCGGGAAAAGGGACCGAAGGAGAAGATCATTTTTGTCGGGGACGGGATTAATGATACTCCGGTGCTGGCCAGAGCGGATGTCGGGATTGCCATGGGCGGACTTGGCTCGGATGCAGCCATTGAGGCTGCGGATATTGTAATCATGACGGATGAACCTTCCAAAATCGCCTCCGCCATCGGCATCGCCAAGCGGACACGGACCATTGTCTGGCAGAACATTGCTTTTGCGCTGGGAGTTAAAGCGGTCTTCCTGCTGCTGGGAGCGTTCGGAATTGCCACCATGTGGGAGGCCGTATTCTCAGATGTCGGAGTTACTGTACTTGCTGTACTGAACAGTATGCGAGCTTTACAGCCGCCGAAATCGGTATAA
- a CDS encoding methyl-accepting chemotaxis protein, with protein sequence MNEASVRSKLKMNAKNGKSLSLQSKYSLVILAIAIVPLLGVTIFFMQYFGGVTRDDSEELAQNILEMNTTRIAEWLNTRTSAVQELIAQHPEFDTSRPDTIFPVVKVLEESDTQSEGYSVINKQGILANSLKLTADVGQSAYFLQAKESLAPAVAEMSYLEQLSKYIIPVFVPVVDKDKQFGGGIAFSVTPDILMEMGKNIHVGDTGYGYVISGKGDYYAYSETERIGKNIADYAKTTEMKQAVEHILGKEAGSEAYRGEDGKQVITYFRSVPGTDWKLLITVPKSEITAKVTSAQRISTLFIVIIILAVIALALYLTRLIVKPIAAISGVMKKVADGHLSERVTVRSSDEIGQMSQSINDMIGSLSGIVGKIDATVAEVAVSAESVLKYANQTSNTSAEIETVVQEVAQGMGEQFKGSEQAARATEEMAIGLQRIAESSVNVSDQAETVSTEVENGYVEIQSTLKQMTVISGAAEETSALISNLSGQSEQIGQIVDVISEISNQTGLLSLNASIEAARAGEHGRGFGVVANEVKKLAERTNSAIVNIVELIRQIQESTRAAEVSMGKSIAEIGDGMGKMQNVGTSFDHIRSSIREVSVQIQDVSAVNEQMSAGTEEITASISDMLIIARDSAESAEMVAEASTEQRNLMGRVVTSAESLNQLMSELRSEIEKFQ encoded by the coding sequence GTGAATGAGGCAAGTGTACGGTCCAAATTGAAAATGAATGCAAAGAATGGAAAATCATTGTCGCTACAAAGCAAGTATTCGCTTGTTATTTTGGCAATTGCTATTGTACCTCTGCTTGGTGTCACGATCTTTTTCATGCAGTACTTCGGGGGTGTAACCAGAGACGACAGTGAGGAGCTCGCCCAGAATATTCTGGAGATGAATACCACACGGATCGCAGAGTGGCTGAATACGCGGACATCTGCGGTCCAGGAGCTGATTGCACAGCATCCTGAATTTGATACCTCGAGACCGGATACTATTTTTCCTGTGGTCAAGGTACTCGAAGAGAGCGATACTCAGTCCGAAGGTTACAGCGTCATTAACAAGCAAGGCATTCTGGCCAATTCCCTTAAGCTTACGGCGGATGTAGGCCAATCGGCATATTTCCTGCAGGCAAAGGAGAGTCTTGCTCCGGCTGTAGCGGAGATGTCTTATCTGGAACAGCTCAGTAAATATATTATTCCGGTATTCGTTCCGGTCGTGGACAAGGACAAACAGTTTGGCGGCGGCATCGCCTTCTCGGTGACACCGGACATTCTGATGGAGATGGGCAAAAATATCCACGTGGGCGACACCGGCTACGGATACGTAATCTCGGGCAAGGGTGATTATTACGCCTACTCCGAGACCGAGCGGATCGGCAAGAATATCGCGGATTACGCCAAGACAACAGAGATGAAACAGGCTGTAGAGCATATTCTCGGCAAGGAAGCAGGCTCGGAAGCCTACAGGGGAGAGGACGGCAAACAGGTGATTACCTATTTCCGTAGCGTTCCGGGCACAGACTGGAAGCTGCTGATTACGGTTCCCAAAAGCGAGATTACCGCCAAAGTCACCTCAGCCCAGCGGATATCCACCTTGTTCATTGTAATCATCATTTTAGCGGTCATTGCCTTGGCCTTGTATCTGACCCGTCTGATTGTGAAGCCGATTGCAGCGATCTCCGGGGTGATGAAGAAAGTGGCGGACGGCCATCTCAGCGAACGGGTGACCGTACGCTCCAGTGATGAGATCGGCCAGATGAGCCAGAGCATTAATGATATGATCGGATCATTATCCGGCATTGTCGGCAAAATCGATGCTACAGTGGCCGAGGTTGCTGTCTCAGCAGAAAGTGTGCTGAAGTACGCCAATCAGACCTCGAATACGTCGGCTGAGATTGAGACGGTCGTCCAGGAAGTCGCCCAGGGCATGGGCGAGCAGTTCAAGGGCTCGGAACAGGCGGCAAGAGCTACGGAGGAGATGGCGATCGGGCTGCAGCGGATTGCGGAATCCTCCGTCAATGTGTCCGACCAGGCAGAGACGGTCAGCACCGAGGTCGAGAACGGATATGTAGAGATTCAATCCACACTTAAGCAGATGACTGTCATCAGCGGCGCTGCGGAGGAGACCTCGGCTCTGATCAGCAATCTGAGCGGACAATCTGAACAGATTGGCCAGATTGTTGATGTAATCTCTGAAATCTCCAACCAGACGGGGCTGTTATCCCTCAATGCGTCGATTGAAGCGGCCAGAGCAGGGGAGCATGGGCGCGGGTTCGGCGTGGTGGCGAATGAAGTGAAGAAGCTGGCGGAGCGCACGAACAGCGCCATTGTGAATATTGTGGAGCTGATCCGTCAGATTCAGGAATCCACCAGAGCGGCTGAGGTCTCTATGGGGAAGAGCATTGCTGAGATCGGAGACGGAATGGGTAAAATGCAAAACGTAGGCACCTCCTTCGACCATATCCGCTCGTCCATCCGTGAGGTATCGGTTCAGATCCAGGACGTCTCTGCCGTCAATGAACAGATGTCCGCCGGGACAGAGGAGATTACAGCCTCCATCTCCGATATGCTGATCATTGCCAGAGATTCTGCCGAGAGTGCCGAGATGGTGGCGGAGGCTTCCACCGAGCAGCGGAATCTGATGGGCCGGGTCGTCACCTCAGCCGAATCCCTCAACCAGTTAATGAGCGAATTGCGGAGCGAGATCGAGAAGTTTCAATAA
- a CDS encoding L-lactate dehydrogenase, whose amino-acid sequence MKSKSRKVAIVGSGMVGSSVAYSMVNQAVCDEIMMIDRTYDRAMAQALDLSHCMDFTGTRTKVYAGTASDCAGMDVVILTAGANPKPGQTRLDVLDAAAVITREIITEIMAGGFDGIFVVAANPVDIVTYMVWQISGLPRHRVIGTGTSIDSSRLKTLLSEVFTIDPRSVNGYALGEHGESQFVAWSHVTIGGKPILQIMEQHRERFSSLDLEDIARKTKDAGWEIFTRKGSTHFGIGSALAYITRSILNDEHKIIAVSAILDGEYGQSGVCAGVPAIISSSGIQELLELNLSDTEMAKFTASCSIIRAGIDSLTLEEQH is encoded by the coding sequence TTGAAAAGTAAATCGAGAAAAGTGGCAATCGTCGGCTCCGGCATGGTCGGCTCAAGTGTTGCCTATTCCATGGTGAATCAAGCCGTATGCGATGAGATCATGATGATTGACCGCACCTACGACCGCGCCATGGCACAAGCGCTTGATCTCTCGCACTGCATGGACTTCACCGGAACACGCACCAAGGTCTATGCCGGCACCGCCAGCGACTGTGCGGGGATGGATGTCGTCATTCTGACGGCAGGCGCCAATCCCAAGCCGGGGCAGACCCGGCTGGATGTACTGGATGCTGCTGCTGTAATTACCCGGGAGATCATCACCGAGATTATGGCGGGCGGCTTCGATGGTATCTTCGTCGTCGCTGCGAACCCTGTAGATATTGTGACTTATATGGTCTGGCAGATCTCCGGCCTGCCGCGGCACCGGGTAATCGGCACAGGCACCTCCATCGACTCTTCCCGGCTGAAGACACTGTTGTCGGAAGTATTCACGATCGATCCGCGCAGCGTCAACGGCTATGCCCTTGGCGAGCATGGGGAATCGCAGTTCGTGGCCTGGTCCCATGTGACCATCGGCGGCAAGCCGATTCTGCAGATTATGGAGCAGCACCGCGAGCGCTTCAGCAGCCTGGATCTGGAGGATATCGCCCGCAAGACGAAAGATGCAGGCTGGGAGATTTTTACGCGCAAGGGCTCCACTCACTTCGGGATCGGCAGTGCCCTCGCCTATATCACCCGCTCCATTCTGAATGACGAGCACAAAATCATCGCCGTCTCCGCCATCCTGGACGGGGAATACGGACAAAGCGGCGTATGTGCCGGAGTACCGGCTATTATCAGCAGCAGTGGCATTCAGGAATTGCTGGAGCTGAACCTCAGCGATACGGAGATGGCCAAATTCACCGCCTCCTGTAGCATCATCCGCGCGGGAATTGATAGCCTCACGCTAGAGGAGCAGCACTAA
- a CDS encoding cytochrome c biogenesis protein CcdC codes for MGNINPSLLHVGSTLGAVFMALMVIFIRMKASARPVTIRKIWIPPLGMSTGFAMFVVPEVRFPWWWAAAAFLVGWFIFAYPLIRSTRFEEREGLIYAQRSKSFAFILLGLLLVRTLLHEFINRYVSVPQSGGLFFILAFGMILHWRLFMYKNYTGMLPAEPQIPQPRV; via the coding sequence ATGGGTAACATCAACCCCTCACTTCTGCATGTGGGCTCTACGCTGGGGGCCGTATTCATGGCGCTGATGGTGATTTTCATCCGCATGAAGGCCAGTGCCCGCCCGGTAACGATCCGCAAAATATGGATTCCGCCGCTTGGCATGTCCACTGGCTTCGCCATGTTCGTCGTACCGGAAGTGCGCTTCCCCTGGTGGTGGGCGGCCGCGGCCTTCCTGGTCGGCTGGTTTATTTTTGCCTATCCGCTAATCCGCAGTACGCGGTTCGAAGAACGTGAAGGGCTGATCTATGCCCAGCGCTCCAAGAGCTTCGCGTTCATTCTGCTTGGACTGCTGCTGGTCCGCACTCTGCTCCACGAGTTCATCAACCGGTATGTATCTGTTCCTCAGTCCGGCGGATTATTCTTCATTCTGGCCTTCGGCATGATCCTCCACTGGAGACTGTTCATGTATAAGAACTATACCGGAATGTTGCCTGCCGAGCCGCAGATTCCGCAGCCCCGGGTCTAG
- a CDS encoding GlsB/YeaQ/YmgE family stress response membrane protein — MSLLWMLIVGGVIGWLAGLIMGRDIPGGVIGNIIAGILGSWLGGMLLGSWGPKVSDFYVFPSLIGAVILIFIVSLILRSVGGRSRS; from the coding sequence ATGAGTTTACTATGGATGTTGATTGTTGGTGGCGTAATTGGTTGGCTGGCCGGGTTGATTATGGGCCGGGACATTCCGGGCGGAGTTATTGGCAACATTATCGCTGGTATTCTCGGTTCATGGCTGGGCGGCATGCTGCTGGGAAGCTGGGGACCTAAGGTCAGCGACTTCTATGTCTTCCCATCACTAATCGGTGCTGTGATTCTGATCTTTATCGTAAGCCTGATTCTGCGTTCGGTTGGCGGACGTAGCCGTTCTTAA
- a CDS encoding lactonase family protein yields MHQPNEVLFYIGTYNSKEKEAILLGALDKETGEMRLMGGTRGTQNPSYLAVNAAQTALYAVSEQDEGEIHAYAIEPGSKALHPLGSRATGGGAPCYVSVAPQGDYIAVSNYTGGNVNVFPLNPDGSLQEMSSQVKHEGSGIRSDRQEAPHPHSVIPDKTGEHVLVCDLGLDQIVIYRVEEGKLVTHREADLPPGSGPRHLAVHPSRQWIYLVNELSNTVTVFANDEPQGNLKLLQSISSLPEHYTAGSDDTAADIHVSPCGRYLYVSNRGHDSIALFHIDKATGLLEAEDWVISGGRTPRNFALIGGMLLAANQNSGNIASFRIDSETGRLIPTGNELEVPAPVCLVALD; encoded by the coding sequence ATGCACCAGCCTAATGAAGTATTATTCTATATTGGAACGTACAACAGTAAGGAGAAAGAGGCCATCCTGCTCGGTGCGCTGGATAAGGAGACCGGAGAAATGAGGCTTATGGGCGGTACCCGGGGGACCCAGAATCCCTCCTATCTGGCGGTCAATGCGGCGCAGACTGCATTATATGCAGTGAGCGAGCAGGATGAGGGTGAGATTCATGCCTATGCGATTGAACCCGGCAGCAAAGCCCTGCATCCGCTGGGCAGCAGAGCAACCGGAGGCGGCGCACCTTGTTATGTCTCGGTTGCTCCGCAGGGAGATTACATAGCGGTGTCTAACTATACGGGAGGCAACGTCAATGTGTTCCCGCTGAACCCGGACGGGTCCTTGCAGGAGATGTCTTCCCAGGTGAAGCATGAAGGCTCGGGAATCCGCAGCGACCGTCAAGAGGCACCCCATCCCCATTCGGTGATCCCAGACAAGACGGGTGAACATGTGCTGGTCTGTGATCTCGGTCTCGACCAGATTGTGATCTACCGGGTGGAGGAAGGGAAGCTGGTCACTCACCGGGAGGCGGACCTTCCTCCAGGTTCAGGACCGCGCCATCTGGCGGTTCATCCTTCGCGGCAATGGATCTATCTGGTCAATGAACTGAGCAATACGGTCACCGTATTCGCCAATGATGAGCCTCAGGGTAATCTGAAGCTCCTGCAGAGCATCAGCAGTCTCCCAGAGCACTATACGGCCGGAAGTGATGACACGGCTGCTGACATCCATGTATCGCCATGCGGGCGTTACCTCTACGTATCCAACCGTGGACACGACAGCATCGCACTATTCCACATCGATAAGGCTACAGGTCTGCTGGAAGCGGAAGACTGGGTAATCTCCGGGGGCCGGACACCGCGCAATTTCGCTCTGATCGGCGGCATGCTGCTCGCCGCTAACCAGAACAGCGGCAATATTGCCTCCTTCCGCATAGACAGTGAGACCGGGCGGCTGATCCCTACCGGCAATGAGCTGGAAGTACCAGCCCCTGTCTGCCTTGTAGCCCTGGACTAA
- a CDS encoding alpha/beta hydrolase, producing the protein MGMDLEYGPAPQGPRLHRRVLKELGRRILETYRYDTTLWRTALSGPWTLCILAFSIVIMGIPTGLGSAADIMLAVGAGTLVMALASNLLAVLLSLTGLRLPHLFAGSLLSTYGAVLLILYFSDLELEAAAVIAVIAALACGIGGLAAGLLRTRRMLSGSLLAAALLLSPFALAYGSGTGSSPVSVPSLQSLAADGQVLPLLADDPAQPGGYTFHSFTYGSGKDLQRKEYSKDVLLTSASVDATGYISSWPALRTLFWGFDPATLPLNARVWMPDGDGPYPLVLMVHGNHMMEDFSEGGYAYLGELLASRGFIAVALDENFLNYSAWSGIPDNDFKVRTLMILKHLQQIGSFAEHPGTPFYQKVDYDSVALLGHSRGGQAVAMAADASLWFSSDPVLEAIQQFHITSVIALAPTDKMIDSKQARLTDVSYLTLQGARDGDVHDFYGDRQYMRSSYTGNTPGFKSSLYIADANHSQFNTDWGLYDQTLPTGLFLKRSRIMDGEEQRRIAKVYVSAFLENTLHGRTEYRQLFRDYRSGARWLPDTAYYNRFQSGSYITVADYDEDRNRGIVQGGTVSTTTGLHWSEEAAKDRERNNKPSYGILLERSASPDQESADAEAAYSIRLSDTLTRTLAKSPAVEGLTFSLANHNSDPNQDGDAGPMPEAELSPDVEVELTDSNGTAARIPLDEVMDILPLPQTEFTLSPWLEERISDGKFSNLSEAVYQTYKLPFELFLEEEPELDPDSLTDITFYLQGSEDKIMLDDIGFYERGDPLTGVY; encoded by the coding sequence ATGGGAATGGATTTGGAGTATGGCCCCGCGCCGCAGGGACCGCGGCTGCACAGGCGCGTACTCAAAGAACTGGGCAGACGCATTCTGGAAACGTACAGGTATGATACTACTTTATGGAGGACTGCGCTCAGCGGCCCTTGGACGCTATGCATTCTGGCTTTTTCTATAGTTATTATGGGTATTCCTACCGGACTCGGAAGCGCAGCAGATATTATGTTGGCAGTTGGCGCAGGAACGCTTGTTATGGCGCTGGCCAGCAATCTGCTGGCTGTGCTGCTCTCTCTAACCGGACTGCGGCTTCCGCATCTGTTCGCAGGCTCTTTGCTCAGCACTTATGGGGCTGTATTGCTAATCTTATATTTTTCCGATCTGGAGCTTGAAGCTGCAGCCGTTATCGCCGTTATCGCAGCCTTAGCCTGCGGGATAGGGGGACTTGCGGCCGGTCTGCTGCGGACCCGCAGAATGCTCAGCGGCAGTCTGCTGGCAGCGGCACTCCTCCTCTCCCCCTTCGCACTGGCCTATGGCTCCGGGACGGGGAGCAGCCCGGTATCGGTACCGTCGCTTCAGAGTCTGGCGGCAGACGGACAGGTGCTTCCCTTACTTGCAGACGATCCCGCACAGCCGGGCGGCTATACATTCCACAGCTTCACCTATGGAAGCGGCAAGGATCTGCAGCGCAAGGAGTACAGCAAGGATGTCCTGCTAACCTCTGCTTCCGTGGATGCTACCGGGTATATCTCTTCCTGGCCCGCGCTGCGGACCCTGTTCTGGGGATTCGATCCCGCTACCCTCCCGCTGAACGCCAGAGTATGGATGCCGGACGGGGACGGGCCGTATCCGCTGGTGCTCATGGTGCATGGCAACCATATGATGGAGGACTTCTCCGAAGGCGGCTACGCCTATCTTGGTGAATTGCTGGCCAGCCGGGGCTTCATCGCGGTCGCCCTGGATGAGAATTTCCTGAATTATTCAGCTTGGTCGGGTATTCCAGACAACGACTTCAAGGTAAGGACCTTGATGATTCTAAAGCATCTGCAGCAGATCGGAAGCTTCGCGGAGCATCCCGGCACCCCCTTCTACCAGAAGGTTGATTATGACTCTGTTGCGCTGCTCGGCCACAGCCGGGGCGGCCAGGCTGTAGCCATGGCTGCGGATGCATCGCTCTGGTTCAGCAGTGATCCGGTTCTGGAGGCTATTCAGCAGTTCCATATTACTTCAGTCATTGCCCTGGCCCCTACGGATAAAATGATCGACAGCAAGCAGGCCCGTCTAACGGATGTGAGCTATCTGACGCTGCAGGGCGCCCGTGACGGCGATGTGCATGATTTCTACGGGGACCGGCAATATATGCGTTCTTCCTACACCGGCAATACCCCCGGCTTCAAAAGCTCGCTCTACATCGCTGATGCCAACCATAGTCAGTTCAATACGGACTGGGGGCTATATGACCAGACGCTGCCGACCGGCCTGTTCCTGAAGCGTTCCCGGATCATGGACGGGGAGGAGCAGCGGAGAATCGCGAAGGTCTATGTCTCTGCCTTCCTGGAGAACACGCTGCACGGGAGAACCGAGTACCGGCAATTGTTCCGCGATTACCGCAGCGGCGCCCGGTGGCTGCCGGATACCGCCTATTATAACCGCTTCCAGAGCGGGTCCTATATCACGGTAGCGGATTATGATGAAGATCGCAACAGAGGCATCGTTCAGGGCGGGACCGTCTCTACGACTACGGGGCTTCACTGGAGCGAAGAGGCCGCGAAGGACCGTGAACGGAACAATAAGCCCTCTTACGGTATCCTGCTGGAGCGCAGCGCAAGCCCGGATCAGGAGTCTGCGGACGCCGAGGCGGCTTACAGCATTAGGCTCAGCGATACGCTGACCCGGACGCTTGCGAAATCCCCTGCTGTAGAGGGGCTCACCTTCTCCCTGGCGAACCATAACTCCGATCCTAACCAGGACGGCGATGCCGGGCCGATGCCGGAAGCTGAGCTCTCTCCGGATGTGGAGGTGGAGCTGACTGACAGCAACGGCACCGCCGCAAGAATCCCTCTGGACGAGGTGATGGATATTCTGCCGCTCCCGCAGACTGAATTCACGCTTAGTCCGTGGCTGGAGGAGCGGATCAGCGACGGCAAATTCAGCAACCTCTCGGAAGCCGTCTACCAGACCTACAAGCTGCCCTTCGAGCTGTTCCTTGAGGAAGAACCGGAGCTTGATCCGGACAGTTTGACTGATATCACTTTTTATCTGCAAGGCTCAGAAGACAAGATTATGCTGGACGACATCGGCTTCTACGAGCGGGGGGACCCGCTGACAGGAGTGTATTAA